In Treponema vincentii, a single window of DNA contains:
- a CDS encoding DUF5662 family protein, with the protein MKITKERLMNEQQYDSAKDTLLHIKRVNALLLQFLQELINRAVTHDESKLHEPEKMFFDKMTPRLKTLTYGSEEYKQALAELKPALDHHYSHNSHHPEHYENGIDDFTLADLVKMFFDWKAASERHNDGDVLKSIEINKQRFGLSEQLCKIFENTERWLCIKNTINQKE; encoded by the coding sequence ATGAAAATCACCAAGGAGCGGTTGATGAATGAGCAGCAATACGATTCTGCTAAAGACACATTGCTACACATAAAGCGTGTTAATGCCTTACTTTTGCAGTTCTTGCAAGAGCTGATAAACAGGGCTGTAACACACGATGAATCGAAATTGCATGAACCGGAAAAAATGTTTTTTGATAAAATGACACCGCGGTTAAAAACTTTAACATATGGTAGCGAAGAGTATAAACAAGCATTGGCAGAATTGAAACCTGCCCTTGATCACCATTATTCTCATAACAGTCATCACCCTGAGCATTATGAAAATGGAATAGATGACTTTACGCTTGCCGATTTAGTTAAAATGTTTTTTGATTGGAAAGCTGCGAGTGAACGGCATAATGACGGCGATGTTTTAAAATCTATCGAAATCAACAAGCAACGTTTCGGCTTGTCGGAGCAGCTGTGTAAGATTTTCGAGAATACAGAGCGATGGCTGTGTATAAAAAATACGATAAATCAAAAGGAGTAG
- a CDS encoding M15 family metallopeptidase, with protein sequence MGVIRDIDRLKPELAKRTRAFLTELKKRGIEVIVLETDRTVDTQTAYYAQGRKPLEEVNALRKKAGLYLLTEAENKRIVTKTTQSRHFGGNAVDIAPVKDGRVWWNAPEQVWKEIGAIGEACGLDWCAGGYGQVWGKGWDNPHFELMKG encoded by the coding sequence ATGGGAGTGATACGGGATATTGACCGGCTCAAGCCAGAACTTGCGAAGAGGACACGCGCTTTTTTAACAGAACTGAAAAAGCGCGGTATAGAGGTAATCGTCCTTGAAACAGATCGTACGGTCGATACGCAGACGGCCTATTACGCGCAAGGGCGCAAGCCGCTTGAAGAGGTAAACGCCTTGCGTAAAAAAGCAGGGTTGTACCTTTTAACGGAAGCCGAGAATAAACGCATTGTAACAAAGACGACGCAGTCAAGACATTTTGGCGGCAATGCCGTTGATATTGCGCCGGTAAAAGACGGGCGCGTCTGGTGGAATGCACCGGAACAGGTATGGAAAGAAATCGGCGCTATTGGTGAAGCATGCGGGCTTGACTGGTGTGCAGGCGGATACGGACAGGTCTGGGGAAAAGGATGGGATAACCCACATTTTGAGCTTATGAAGGGATAG
- a CDS encoding phage minor capsid protein, with translation MLSPRYLAGLSDDLVEIYSQLEIDILRDMARRLARVGKITEATKWQAQVLTEAGGLKQDIARILHKYDKRIVQEIQEIFNDALIKNARADNRIFAEATGRTISDNNAQLMLATMKKTHEDLSRLTLTSAEVTNKTFLKQANAAYMQVTSGAFDYDTAMKMAANEIAKNGVTTMITYTNNAKPVRRSLESAVRMNILTGVNQTASRQTMNNCEALDCDLVEVTAHIGARPEHEEWQGKVYSVSGKSEKYPPFSVCGYGEADGICGINCRHSFYPYFEGMEKHYSQDDLDEMSKETVDYNGKSYSRYEGEQQLRHIERTIRHYKKEAATQDAMGIDNTAARRKIGEWQAKARDFTEQTGIRRDRAREYIGMPNGEKQPKALKPQVGHVFTQSQPVNQAVVQKIADMNATADTFYAASSNLDNLVTKAQHTQTMTALQKTRPVEGTDLAGKLFVKRDLKDINEVLKAQGFDGKPTVLNKTEFLKAVKDDTFIAQRTYTAPSKDKLDEYINMLRSGDFYVDCRTGGRAHGKGMYAAADYTKGKDLRRVIDEMTHYQNLGAIQRGEHYTMTETLTIDPSARIIDEANVVNEFIYRYTQELKAQGYSTREINDKIISNGWRNRDKGVLASLMGYDVIRAVPSPFRADYMVILNRTKLILLGGSE, from the coding sequence ATGCTCTCACCCCGTTACCTTGCCGGTCTTTCGGATGACCTCGTAGAAATTTATTCACAACTTGAAATTGACATACTCCGCGATATGGCGCGGCGTCTTGCACGGGTAGGTAAAATCACCGAGGCAACCAAATGGCAAGCGCAAGTATTAACCGAGGCGGGCGGATTAAAACAGGATATTGCGCGGATATTGCATAAATACGATAAGCGCATTGTTCAAGAGATACAGGAAATCTTTAACGACGCCCTAATAAAAAACGCCCGCGCAGACAATCGCATTTTTGCCGAAGCGACCGGCCGCACCATAAGCGATAACAACGCGCAGTTGATGCTTGCGACAATGAAAAAAACGCATGAAGATTTATCACGTCTTACGCTTACCAGCGCCGAGGTAACGAATAAAACCTTTCTCAAACAGGCAAATGCCGCCTATATGCAAGTAACAAGCGGCGCATTCGATTACGATACGGCAATGAAGATGGCCGCAAATGAAATAGCGAAAAACGGCGTAACAACAATGATAACCTATACGAACAATGCCAAGCCCGTAAGACGCAGCCTTGAAAGCGCCGTTCGTATGAATATCCTAACCGGCGTTAATCAAACCGCTTCACGGCAAACGATGAATAACTGCGAAGCGCTCGACTGCGATTTAGTAGAGGTTACCGCGCATATAGGAGCAAGACCTGAACATGAAGAATGGCAGGGTAAGGTATACAGCGTAAGCGGCAAAAGCGAAAAATACCCGCCGTTTAGTGTATGCGGTTACGGTGAAGCCGATGGTATTTGCGGTATCAACTGCCGACATTCCTTTTATCCGTATTTTGAAGGGATGGAAAAACACTACAGCCAAGACGATTTAGACGAAATGAGCAAGGAGACGGTAGACTACAACGGCAAAAGCTACAGCCGCTATGAAGGGGAACAGCAATTACGGCATATTGAACGGACAATACGGCACTACAAAAAAGAAGCGGCAACACAGGATGCAATGGGAATTGATAACACCGCCGCCCGCCGTAAAATCGGCGAATGGCAGGCAAAGGCGCGAGACTTTACCGAGCAAACCGGTATTAGACGCGACAGGGCGAGAGAGTATATCGGAATGCCGAACGGAGAAAAACAGCCGAAAGCGCTGAAGCCGCAAGTAGGGCACGTATTTACACAATCCCAACCGGTCAATCAAGCAGTTGTACAAAAGATAGCGGACATGAACGCCACGGCTGATACATTCTATGCTGCAAGTAGCAACCTAGATAATCTTGTTACAAAAGCACAACATACGCAAACAATGACAGCCCTACAAAAAACGCGGCCGGTAGAAGGAACGGATTTAGCAGGGAAGCTATTTGTTAAACGAGACCTCAAAGATATAAACGAGGTATTAAAAGCGCAAGGATTTGACGGCAAGCCAACCGTACTTAACAAAACCGAATTTCTAAAGGCAGTAAAAGATGACACCTTTATAGCGCAACGGACATACACCGCACCGAGCAAAGACAAACTTGATGAGTATATCAATATGCTGCGAAGCGGCGATTTTTATGTCGACTGTAGAACAGGCGGCAGAGCCCACGGGAAAGGAATGTATGCAGCAGCGGATTATACGAAAGGTAAAGACTTACGCCGTGTGATTGATGAGATGACGCATTATCAAAATCTCGGAGCGATCCAGCGCGGAGAGCATTACACCATGACCGAAACACTGACAATAGATCCGAGTGCAAGGATCATTGATGAAGCGAATGTCGTAAATGAATTTATTTACCGATATACGCAAGAGCTAAAGGCTCAAGGCTATTCAACAAGAGAAATAAACGATAAAATCATCAGTAACGGCTGGCGGAATCGTGATAAGGGCGTTCTTGCCTCGCTTATGGGATACGACGTAATACGTGCAGTCCCAAGCCCGTTCCGTGCTGACTACATGGTTATACTAAACCGTACAAAACTAATTTTATTAGGAGGCAGTGAATGA
- a CDS encoding phage portal protein, producing MNILNLFKSYSIKDVTGIDTHISSAMYERIKLWADMAAGQAPWNEKAPPCGVLDQIAGRLAMMVLREIAIEVRSDAIKPVLEHLDANIDKIVEYITLLGSALIRPIYSAGKLQYEALPLGNYLPTSYDFDGTLTGALIFKQIVDGKKLYLLVEQHTYKDGAHSVECTLYRNDLGSMHKVNLTDCQQTADITPSYTWQHVKQPMIIEFRNHSTNKIDGSNVPVAIIAGSENLIRDADEQYERMNWEQEGGELRVFADRDMFEKRVIRDGGTVGVKMTKSLDRLVTMIDGDGSPDGKKITEHAPDLRTASQNEMFQQILRRIELTCNIGKGTISDMESVQQTATQYSGGRQELYAIIDRIEDEIEVKYQQCADVFAYMAAAYGLGSNDSHITVTWNDDATRKDTMQAKQLEMQEISAGIRDKWEYRRDFFGEDEMIAKANVPIEPVQSSTFDLA from the coding sequence ATGAACATACTGAACCTCTTTAAAAGTTACTCCATCAAAGACGTAACCGGTATCGATACGCATATTTCAAGCGCGATGTACGAACGTATTAAACTCTGGGCTGACATGGCCGCGGGACAGGCTCCATGGAACGAGAAAGCCCCGCCGTGCGGTGTGCTTGACCAGATAGCGGGACGGCTTGCAATGATGGTATTGCGTGAAATTGCCATAGAAGTGCGAAGCGATGCCATTAAGCCGGTATTGGAGCATTTAGACGCAAACATCGATAAAATCGTTGAGTATATTACGCTTTTGGGCAGCGCTCTTATCCGGCCGATTTACAGCGCGGGAAAACTCCAATATGAAGCACTGCCATTAGGAAACTATTTACCGACAAGCTACGATTTTGACGGCACACTTACCGGCGCGCTGATATTCAAGCAGATTGTAGACGGCAAGAAGCTGTATTTATTGGTAGAGCAACACACCTACAAAGACGGTGCGCATTCGGTTGAATGCACCTTATACCGTAACGACCTCGGAAGTATGCACAAGGTCAATTTAACCGATTGCCAGCAAACCGCCGACATAACGCCTTCCTATACATGGCAGCATGTTAAGCAGCCAATGATTATTGAGTTTCGCAATCACAGCACCAATAAGATTGACGGCTCAAATGTACCGGTTGCAATTATTGCCGGTTCTGAAAATCTGATCCGAGATGCAGACGAACAGTATGAGCGGATGAACTGGGAGCAGGAAGGCGGAGAGCTTCGGGTATTTGCCGACCGCGACATGTTTGAAAAGCGGGTGATAAGGGACGGCGGTACGGTTGGAGTGAAAATGACAAAAAGCCTCGATCGGCTCGTTACGATGATAGACGGGGACGGAAGCCCCGACGGCAAGAAGATTACCGAACACGCCCCCGACCTCCGCACCGCTTCACAGAATGAAATGTTTCAACAAATTCTCCGCCGCATTGAACTTACCTGCAACATCGGCAAGGGGACGATTTCCGATATGGAAAGCGTTCAGCAAACAGCAACGCAGTATTCAGGCGGCAGGCAGGAACTCTATGCAATCATTGACCGCATAGAAGATGAAATAGAGGTAAAGTACCAGCAATGCGCCGATGTCTTTGCGTATATGGCAGCCGCATACGGCCTCGGGAGCAATGATAGCCATATTACCGTTACATGGAACGACGATGCTACGCGGAAAGACACGATGCAAGCCAAGCAGCTGGAAATGCAAGAGATTAGCGCCGGTATACGAGATAAATGGGAGTACAGGCGGGACTTTTTCGGAGAAGATGAAATGATTGCTAAAGCGAATGTACCGATTGAGCCGGTACAATCCAGTACGTTTGATTTAGCGTAA
- a CDS encoding PBSX family phage terminase large subunit gives MTLQSSTLFAKAYNSAFKAIMAHKKERYTFTGGRTSCKSSFISICIVLLIVMFPEYNALVIRKTAKTLRQSVFEQIVWAIHILHLEHRFKIPNSITAALPIIYNRGNGIRQRILFAGCDNPEKIKSLKTALGYFAILWIEEKTEFSAGELHNVRISVLRGGKTFYIFESYNPPSATRHWCNIEARTPDSNRMVIHTTYLDIPAAWLGEAILHDIAHTKETNERAYRNIYLGEATGTGLNVFENIKLQPITDDQIKAFDYVYRGVDWGYYPDPFQYVAVAYQKATLYVFDEMRLYKHGNIEAFDALKDHMNTQYDRYRYDTRQEGEQDRIALERITADSAEPKSIADFRAFGADMRGAIKGAGSRDAGFKWLQGLDAIIIDPIRCPHAADEFTLYEYEIDKRSGDVMSGYPDGQPDHCMDAVRYAMEKVYRRAGA, from the coding sequence ATGACACTACAGAGTAGTACCCTTTTTGCAAAAGCATACAATAGCGCATTTAAGGCAATTATGGCGCATAAAAAAGAGCGGTATACATTTACCGGCGGGCGGACAAGCTGTAAATCATCATTTATCTCGATTTGCATTGTCCTATTGATTGTTATGTTTCCAGAGTATAACGCACTCGTCATCCGAAAGACCGCTAAAACCTTGCGACAGTCTGTATTTGAACAAATTGTCTGGGCAATACATATTTTACACCTTGAGCATCGCTTTAAAATACCAAATAGCATAACTGCCGCCCTACCGATTATCTATAATCGAGGGAATGGCATACGTCAACGGATATTGTTTGCGGGTTGTGATAATCCTGAAAAGATAAAATCACTTAAAACAGCATTGGGGTATTTTGCTATTCTCTGGATAGAAGAAAAGACTGAATTTTCAGCAGGTGAGTTACACAATGTCCGTATATCGGTACTACGCGGCGGCAAGACATTTTATATCTTTGAAAGTTATAACCCGCCAAGTGCAACGCGGCATTGGTGTAATATTGAAGCACGCACACCCGATAGCAACCGCATGGTAATACACACCACCTATCTCGACATACCGGCGGCATGGCTGGGAGAAGCAATCCTGCACGATATAGCGCATACAAAAGAGACGAACGAGCGGGCATACCGGAATATCTACCTTGGAGAGGCAACCGGTACCGGCTTAAACGTCTTTGAAAATATCAAACTACAACCGATTACGGACGATCAGATAAAGGCATTTGATTATGTCTATCGAGGTGTTGACTGGGGCTATTATCCCGATCCGTTCCAGTATGTAGCAGTCGCATACCAAAAAGCGACGCTCTATGTTTTTGATGAAATGCGGCTTTACAAGCACGGAAACATAGAAGCGTTCGATGCCTTAAAAGACCACATGAATACACAGTATGACCGGTACCGGTACGATACGCGGCAAGAGGGTGAGCAAGACAGGATTGCACTAGAGCGCATTACCGCCGATAGTGCGGAGCCGAAAAGCATCGCAGACTTTCGGGCGTTCGGAGCTGATATGCGCGGGGCAATAAAGGGAGCGGGTAGCAGGGATGCCGGTTTTAAGTGGCTGCAAGGCTTAGACGCTATCATTATCGATCCGATACGATGTCCACACGCCGCCGATGAGTTTACCCTTTATGAGTACGAAATAGACAAGCGAAGCGGAGATGTAATGAGTGGCTATCCAGACGGGCAACCGGATCACTGTATGGACGCGGTGCGGTATGCAATGGAAAAAGTATACCGGCGGGCGGGGGCGTAA